The Oncorhynchus kisutch isolate 150728-3 unplaced genomic scaffold, Okis_V2 scaffold855, whole genome shotgun sequence region GTTTGGCACGTTGGTAACACATTTACCATTAGATTAGACGACAAGAGTTTGAATCGCAGACAGCATCATGATTCATGAAATCTCATTCTCACCAATGATGGGGCATGCTCCTTATAAATACATTGTGATTTAGTTTCGGTATCAGACTAACTTTTCTTATGATTTTGTTTGACGAGCAAAGTTTATCGCCAGTTCACCATATCTGCCTGCACAAGGTAGAATTGGACAAGATGCACGGCGGCTCATCCCTGCGTGTGCTGTTTCTTCCAGAATGCGCGCATACACAGACGAAAAGGCACTGTATACAATTCATTTCGTAACTCGAGCCTACGACATAGACCTAATGTCTGCGCCTTGTGTAAAACATTGTATTAGTTAGCTTGTCCACTATAACAACAGGTTCACACGTAACCAGATTAACTTGCTTTGAAGATAATACTACTTTCAGTGCGCACTATCCCGGTGTCCCTGTCTTTAGAGTATTGACTTCAACAAGCGTTGGCTGGCATTATTGAAAGGAATGGTAACTACACTCGGCAACTGGTTGGCAGAGTCAACGTAGACTTTAAtaatataccatttagcagacaccttTATCCAAAACTAACCGGGTTATATGGTAGTGGAAACAGATCATAGAAACAGGATaacaatgttgatatcatggatggtcagtccttgcatctataactctgtctatgaatttgagagtggttacatttctccagccaccaatccctcagctttttaccgaaagAGGAGCAGGGAGACACTGTGTTTGTATCTACTGCCGATTGCcactttaagaagttaagatgcAGATGAAATACACACACCACATATGTTACAGATTGCTATATAAAATTCCCATCACTCAGACAGTTAGTGAATACACAGTATCCAGCACagcaaacaatcaatcaatcaatcaaatgtattttacaaaagcccttttttacatcaaAATATTacccacagtggttatagagggtgaaacgagttcaacaccacagtggttatagagggtgcaacagttcaacaccacagtggttatagagggtgcaacaggttcaacaccacagtggttatagagggtgcaacagttcaacgccacagtggttatagagggtgcaacagtttcaacaccacagtggttatagagggtgcaacagttcaACACCACAGGAGCAAATGTCAGTTGGtattttcatagccgagcattcataggttgagagagagagagttgaaacagTAGGACCGGAGACAGGTAGCACCtccattataacagtaggacaaggtacacatccattataacagtaggaccgggacaaggtaacacatccataataacagtaggacaaggtaacacatccattataacagtaggacaaggtaacacatccattataacagttgggacaaggtaacacatccattataacagtagacaaggtaacacatccattaaAACAGTAGACtgggacaaggtaacacatccattataacagtaggactgggacaaggtaacacatccattataacagtaggacaaggtaacacatccattataacagtaagacaaggtaacacatccattaaaacagtaggacaaggtaacacatccattaaaacagcaggacaaggtaacacatccattataacagtaggacaaggtaacatccattataacagtaggacaaggtaacacatccaATATAACAGTAGGGCCGGGACACATCCATCAAAACAGtaggacaaggtaacacatccattataacagtaggactgggacaaGGTAACAGATCCATTAAAACAGtaggacaaggtaacacatccattaaAACAGTAGAacaaggtaacacatccattaaaacagtaggacaaggtaacacatccattataacagtaggactgggacaaggtaacacatccattataacagtaggactgggacaaggtaacacatccattataacagtaggactgggacacatccattataacagtaggacaaggtaacacatccattataacagtaggactgggacaaggtaacacatccattataacagtaggactgggacaaggtaacacatccattataacagtaggacaaggtaacacatccattaaaacagtaggactgggacaaggtaacacatccattataacagtaggactgggacaaggtaacacatccattataacagtaggacaaggtaacacatccattataacagtaagacaaggtaacacatccattaaaacagtaggacaaggtaacacatccattaaaacagtaggacaaggtaacacatccattataacagtaggacaaggtaacatccattataacagtaggacaaggtaacacatccattataacagtaggGCCGGGACACATCCATTAAAACAGtaggacaaggtaacacatccataataacagtaggactgggacaaGGTAACAGATCCATTAAAACAGtaggacaaggtaacacatccattaaaacagtaggacaaggtaacacatccattaaAACAGTAGGACAAGGTcacacatccattataacagtaggactgggacaaggtaacacatccattataacagtaggactgggacaaggtaacacatccattataacagtaggactgggacaaggtaacacatccattataacagtaggactgggacacatccattataacagtaggacaaggtaacacatccattataacagtaggacaaggtaacacatccattataacagtaggactgggacaaggtaacacatccattataacagtaggacaaggtaacacatccattataacagtaggacaaggtaacacatccattataacagtaggacaaggtaacacatccattaaAACAATAGGACtgggacaaggtaacacatccattataacagtaggacaaggtaacacatccattataacagtaggacaaggtaacacatccattaaaacagtttttttttttaaatctgtggAAAAACAATTCCACTCTGATTCCCTTTAAGGATGGGTGTATCTTTTAATTCGCTGTTGAATGGCCTGCTCCTTCTCCATTTTTCGGGAACACTATCCCGCACCCCCAAAGTGATAGATAGTATATCTTGTCTCGCACTGAGATGATTGTAATTCTGAGCTGTCAGGTTCATTCAGCGAGTGATCTCACTCTCCGTCAGCTCCATCTATGGCGGATATGGGCGGGGCCCCGAGCTCTTTAGTGATGGTCCCGATGAACCTCTTCTCTACCGCAGCACAGCAACACTGGCTCCTAGGGGTCCGTTTGGCATGCTGTACAAACCATTCTTTCCTGTTGGTAGAAAACAATTAAGGCATCTATTAGGCTATAGTTATATTCAAGAATCACTGCATATACTTGAAATAAACAATAGTCTTAGAAATAACATGGATTTGCATGTACCACCTCTGCTTCCTGCACATTCTCCTCCAGGATGAAAACATTTTCAGAGATGAAGATGTCATCCTgaaaacaaataaatgttttgttaatACAATTGAACCCAAATATATCAGTTGGCATTTAACAAGCTACCTGTCTTGTATGccttgtcaacacacacacaaacacacacacacacacacacaacacaatacagggaCATTTATTTTTCAGCAAACATTAGTTATGTCAATTTCAGTCTAGCTAAATGAGGTGGATCTAACAAAACACTACAAATCCAAATCTTCAACAAAATGTATTTCAGTACTATTTGAGGTGGAAGCTACGCAACGTTACAGTAACTCACGTTACCTAATATGGGTACACGTATAAACTGTGTTGCAATTTTAGTTGCAGTTGAGTTGCTTTGCTAACGTTATTTGCTGAGGGGTGTTACACAAAACACTTTCAGACGCAATTAACTTATTACCTTAATCTAGAGTTGTAACAAAGTTGTCCAGTGTCTAACGCTAGCCTAGTCAACAACAGTCATGACCGGTTGACGTTACCTCTCTTCGATTCACTCTCCGCGCAAAATCTCATTCAGACAATCTGCTGGTTCCTGCCAGTGACGCATTGGCGTCAGTCGTTTCTATGGCAATGTAAAATGTCGCAAATAAACCTTGTCGAAGATCAAAATACTAAATATAAATACGTTTTTATGttaaaatcactttttttttgtACTAGTGGATTGAATATATCTCTTTGCTTAGATTTCCTTCCCAATGTGTTTCCATTCGCCTGCGTATCTTCTTATATGGGCTCTCTTTGAGGTTATGTTCATAAAATCATATTGTTCAATCATAACTGCCACTTTCCACTTACTACATTGGCCATAGCAACTGTTagcaattggatatgtagacggacgagtcggtcaaggatcgattcagacaaggtggtaaattgtatgacaagctacagtttattcagagtgaagatatctagaacagcgtaattacggctctcccgctggttcgtacggaagcgcagacgaagaagagaccgatacaatcagtacaccacttatatatagaacagaaagtaggttgattctggaagatcggatctttggtttggttcagctggggtgtagtctgtagtcttccgccattggctcagttgtctgtccgtcatcgtagaatcctcttcgggcattcaacgttcagctacaacggagatcatgtgtgtgtgcgctggttttggccattagtgtaatgcgggagctatcctgtaggggaccccacaggctcaactctgagttgtagcccccccttaacaatagtttggtcacctacatgagaaatagcatttctctacacaaCATAGCACCTCTCTGGAAATTATTCTGACACAATTACAACGAGCAGTAATGATTTAAATCATATCATTTTATTAACTCTGAGCTGGTTGTTTACTGACATGATGCTTGTTGTTGTGAGGATGACAAACCTTTCACCATGTTGGACAGATATTCATAATGGCTTGTTCATTCACCATTGTCATACCACACTTATACACTCATTATTAACATGCAGTTTCATTATTTTTTTATGCACTTTAACAACAAGGTACAATAGTTAGATCTGAGGGGAACAATTGGCATGTATCATGTGCAGGAAATCAAACGAAACCCAGACTTTAACCAAACTGTACAGCAGGGAAGAGGTGGGATGAGAGCCACACCATGTGTTTAATTTTTTTCATTTGAGTTCAGGCACTGGAACGTTTCAGGCACTGGAATTTAGCCGTGTGTTTGTTTTTCATTTGAGTTCAGGCACTGGAATTTAGCCGTGTGTTGATTTTCACTGTAGCTAGTGTTCCAAACAAAATACCAGCAGGAGGATAACAGTTTGGTATATATGAATCAAGTTCTCGTCCTCGTGCAGAGCAGGGTTATCTGTGGTGTTGACGCTGAGGTCAGGTGACAGCTAGAGGACTGAGTTGGTACTTGACTCTGTCGAGGCTGTCGTTGAGCGGTGGCTCTGTGGACCGAATCTGGAGGGCCAGCACTACCAGAGACATCACTATGGCAGCAATCTGGAATACAGTGGAACAGATCAAGTTTCAAGGTTCCAGTTTGTTTACAATGTATAGCACGTTGGAAATGTTATTCACTTTCACATTATTTTGATTTTACCTTTGTTTTAACAGTAAAAAAAAAGCTATAACAAAACATGATATAATATATAGAAATGTGCACAGAATAATGTGTTTTTTATCCACTCATATCCACATCAACGAGTCCACATTGTGGTATTGAACCATAGTTGTACTAAATGCTACACTTGTCTTGCATCTAAAGACACAACACCTGGGGAAGTAATAGTAGCTTCACAATAAAACATGAATCAACATTAAACATTAAAACAATAACAGTAGCTTCACAATAAAACATGAATCAACATTACACATTAAAACAATAACAGTAGCTGCACAATACAACATGAATCAACATTACACATTAAAACAATAACAGTAGCTGCACAATAAAACATGAATCAACATTACACATTAAAACAATAACAGTAGCTGCACAATAAAACATTAATCAACATTAAACATTAAAACAATAACAGTAGCTGCACAATAAAACATGAATCAACATTACACATTAAAACAATAACAGTAGCTGCACAATAAAACATGAATCAACATTACACATTAAAACAATAACAGTAGCTGCACAATAAAACATGAATCAACATTACACATTAAAACAATAACAGTAGCTGCACAATAAAACATGAATCAACATTACACATTAAAACAATAACAGTAGCTGCACAATAAAACATGAATCAACATTAAACATTAAAACAATAACAGTAGCTGCACAATAAAACATGAATCAACATTACACATTAAAACAATAACAGTAGCTTCACACTAAAACATGAATCAACATGAATTAAACATGAAAACAATACAAGTCAGTGGTCATACCATAATGGTGGCAAATGTAGAGATGAATCCGATCATGATCTGAATCAGGAAGTTCATGTGTCTCTTCAGGATGGGACCACAAGGCTGGAACAGATAGAGATGGCATTGTAACAGCCATATAATTAGATATTAGAACtcattatatattacatttacatattaaATAATTGAATAGTATCTCTGTGGTAACAGATCTCTTAATTTTTTAGTGATTTATTTTGTAACTTTGGAGTCAGTTTAGCCCAATGCTAGCTAGCTTTCACTCAAAATTGTGGcatcaaaataaaaaatgaacaacATTTAAATAAGACTGCTTTACCTTGCTGTACACCCAGCGCTCCTGGGACACTGAAGTTGTAGTTTGTCCGTGTGTGTTATTGCGCTGACAGTCTAGCTTCAGaaaaacacagagaaacaggatcGAACTCCTTCATAGGTCACCACAAGCCTCTGTCACATTTCAAGTCTGTTTAAAGCTTctatccttagttgctacatccagtTTTGGACTTGTACATGTATTATATATACCCACTGACatcagggcagcaggtagcctagtggttagaggcaggtagcctagtgattagagacagatagcctagtggttagaggcaggtagcctagtggttagaggcaggtagcctagtggttagaggcaggtagcctagtggttagaggcaggtagcctagtggttagagacagggagCCTACtgattagaggcaggtagcctagtggttagaggcagggtagcctagtggttagaggcaggtagcctagtggttagaggcaggtagcctagtggttagaggcaggtagcctagtggttagaggcaggtagcctagtggttagaggtaggtagcctagtggttagaggcaggtagcctagtggttagaggaaggtagcctagtggttagaagcaggtagcctagtggttagaggcaggtagcctagtggttagaggaaggtagcctagtggttagaggcaggtagcctactggttggaggcagggtagcctactggttagaggcaggtagcctagtggttagaggcagggtagcctagtggttagaggcaggtagcctagtggttagaagcaggtagcctagtggttagaggcaggtagcctagtgattagaggcagatagcctagtggttagaggcaggtagcctagtggttagaggcaggtagcctagtggttagaggcaggtagcctagtggttagaggtaggtagcctagtggttagaggcaggtagcctagtggttagaggaaggtagcctagtggttagaagcaggtagcctagtggttagaggcaggtagcctagtggttagaggcaggtagcctagtggttagagacagggagcctagtgattagaggcaggtagcctagtggttagaggcagggtagcctagtggttagaggcaggtagcctagtggttagagacagggagcctagtgattagaggcaggtagcctagtggttagaggcagggtagcctagtggttagaggcaggtagcctagtggttagaagcaggtagcctagtggttagaggcaggtagcctagtgattagaggcaggtagcctagtggttagaggcaggtagcctagtggttagaggtaggtagcctagtggttagaggcaggtagcctagtggttagaggaaggtagcctagtggttagagacaggtagcctagtggttagaggcaggtagcctagtggttagaggcaggtagcctagtggttagaggcaggtagcctcgtggttagaggcagggtagcctagtggttagaggcaggtagcctagtggttagagacaggtagcctagtggttagaggcagggtagcctagtggttagaggcaggtagcctagtggttagaggcaggtggcctagtggttagaggcaggtggcctagtggttagagacaggttgcctagtggttagaggcaggttgcctagtggttagaggcaggtagcctagtggttagaggcaggtagcctagtggttagaggcaggtattctagtggttagaggcaggtattctagtggttagaggcagggtagcctagtggttagaggcaggtagcctagtggttagaggcaggtagcctagtggttagagcgttgggccagaaactgaaaggttgcaagatcgaatccctgtgctgacaaggtaaaaatctgtcattttgcccttgaacaaggcagttaacccactgttcctaggccatcattgtaaataagaattttgttttttaactgacttgcctagctaaacaaaggtaaaattaaaataaatgattCAAGAATATAAtttctcatgagcttagttcaactgtcgtaccgcATCAGAGCCCCAAAcacaagcttgttttactccaatgttttgTAGACAAACACTGTACagactataatgttgatatcatggatggtcagtccttgcatccatcgCTCTGTCTATGAGTTGGAGaggggttacatttctccagacccatccctcagctgtttatcATTTAAATGACGAAAGGCTGGTCCCAAGGGTGTCTTGTTTCTCCATGTCATATGTTGTTTATCTCAATCCGTTGGCTGCTGCTATTAGTCATCTCTGTGCATCTAACATGTCTTCACTGTTAAGACAGCCTTATCTCTACTTGTCCATCTCCTAACAGGAAGGTACTGTAGGTAAACTCACCATAGTGTTCTGTAGGCCTAGATTTACAGTCTCACATAGACTGTCCAATGAGTTGTCTGGAGGTTgtggaggacagtagcaggagagtGGAATGTGACAACCCCAGTCTGAGTGGCCACGCAGTCCACAGCATTGATCCTAATGGACAAac contains the following coding sequences:
- the LOC116362649 gene encoding uncharacterized protein LOC116362649 isoform X1: MGNGRTYTRGLCITFNVLLLVSGVFLFVVGVSYSFQHPPEFDHRSTLHEMYVLNVFGPMTVLFSILGGYAAYRDKRILLILMEEILDRRFQSVTPLHDTEPQVQRELNKLQASDQCCGLRGHSDWGCHIPLSCYCPPQPPDNSLDSLCETVNLGLQNTMLDCQRNNTHGQTTTSVSQERWVYSKPCGPILKRHMNFLIQIMIGFISTFATIMIAAIVMSLVVLALQIRSTEPPLNDSLDRVKYQLSPLAVT
- the LOC116362649 gene encoding uncharacterized protein LOC116362649 isoform X2; translated protein: MGNGRTYTRGLCITFNVLLLVSGVFLFVVGVSYSFQHPPEFDHRSTLHEMYVLNVFGPMTVLFSILGGYAAYRDKRILLILMEEILDRRFQSVTPLHDTEPQVQRELNKLQDQCCGLRGHSDWGCHIPLSCYCPPQPPDNSLDSLCETVNLGLQNTMLDCQRNNTHGQTTTSVSQERWVYSKPCGPILKRHMNFLIQIMIGFISTFATIMIAAIVMSLVVLALQIRSTEPPLNDSLDRVKYQLSPLAVT